From one Leifsonia soli genomic stretch:
- a CDS encoding Asp23/Gls24 family envelope stress response protein, whose protein sequence is MTDPYLRGDELIDGHTLDELSDYLARGRTPADPSIDGSPECRAALASLERLSRTTMELMEVEAERSPTDDGWVSRILDGIRLDVQSGRRVPLSHPDETADLALTEGAVRALVRGVGDGIDGVIVGRCRLDGDLETLGSPVAVHVEISVRYGDPLEAVAAEVRAAVAAELAAHAELNVASVDVTVTDVRAGRAQDGGPA, encoded by the coding sequence ATGACCGACCCGTACCTCCGCGGCGACGAACTCATCGACGGGCACACGCTCGACGAGCTGAGCGACTATCTGGCCCGCGGCCGGACACCCGCGGACCCCTCGATCGACGGCTCCCCGGAGTGCCGCGCCGCGCTGGCCTCCCTCGAACGACTCAGCCGCACGACGATGGAGCTGATGGAGGTCGAGGCCGAGCGCTCCCCGACCGACGACGGATGGGTGAGCCGCATCCTCGACGGCATCCGGCTGGATGTGCAATCCGGCCGGCGCGTTCCCCTCTCGCACCCCGACGAGACCGCCGACCTGGCGCTGACGGAAGGCGCCGTACGGGCGCTGGTGCGCGGCGTCGGCGACGGCATCGATGGCGTGATCGTGGGCCGCTGCCGGCTCGACGGCGACCTCGAGACGCTCGGATCGCCGGTCGCGGTGCACGTCGAGATCTCCGTCCGGTACGGCGACCCGCTCGAGGCCGTCGCCGCCGAGGTGCGTGCCGCGGTCGCGGCGGAGCTCGCTGCCCACGCCGAACTGAATGTCGCGTCGGTGGATGTGACGGTGACGGATGTGCGCGCCGGACGCGCCCAGGACGGAGGACCCGCATGA
- a CDS encoding TerC/Alx family metal homeostasis membrane protein — protein MQVTPLIWIITIAVTIAFFVYEFFAHVRKPHEPTIGESARWSAFYIGLALLFGVGIGMVSGWTYGGEYFAGYLTEKVLSVDNLFVFLLLMSAFAVPKAYQQKVLMIGIIIALILRGAFIAVGAGLIENYSWVFYLFGALLLVLAWRQAFGSHDSDPTNNRVMRFIRRHLPVTDEYNRDRLTVKKDGRRFVTPMLLTIIAISLIDVIFAVDSIPAIYGLTSEAYIVFTANAFALMGLRQLYFLIGGLLERLVYLSQGLAVILGFIGVKLVFHALHVNELPFINGGHPVEWIPEIPTWLSLLFIGTTIAVAAAASLLKTRGDRAAEGSEGQDEPELSPDARPQR, from the coding sequence GTGCAGGTCACCCCGCTCATCTGGATCATCACGATCGCCGTCACGATCGCATTCTTCGTCTACGAGTTCTTCGCGCACGTGCGGAAGCCGCACGAGCCGACCATCGGCGAATCGGCCCGCTGGTCCGCCTTCTACATCGGACTCGCGCTGCTGTTCGGCGTCGGGATCGGCATGGTGTCCGGCTGGACCTACGGCGGCGAGTACTTCGCCGGCTACCTCACCGAGAAGGTGCTCTCGGTCGACAACCTGTTCGTCTTCCTGCTGCTGATGTCGGCGTTCGCCGTGCCCAAGGCGTACCAGCAGAAGGTGCTGATGATCGGCATCATCATCGCCCTCATCCTCCGCGGCGCGTTCATCGCCGTCGGCGCGGGCCTCATCGAGAACTACTCGTGGGTGTTCTATCTCTTCGGCGCTCTCCTGCTCGTCCTGGCGTGGCGGCAGGCGTTCGGCTCCCACGACTCCGACCCGACGAACAACCGGGTCATGCGGTTCATCCGACGGCACCTGCCCGTCACCGACGAGTACAACCGCGACCGGCTGACGGTGAAGAAGGACGGACGCCGCTTCGTCACCCCGATGCTGCTGACCATCATCGCGATCAGCCTCATCGACGTGATCTTCGCCGTCGACTCCATCCCCGCGATCTACGGGCTCACCAGCGAGGCCTACATCGTCTTCACCGCCAACGCTTTCGCCCTGATGGGGCTCCGCCAGCTGTACTTCCTCATCGGCGGGCTCCTCGAGCGGCTGGTCTACCTGTCGCAGGGTCTCGCGGTCATCCTCGGCTTCATCGGGGTCAAGCTCGTCTTCCACGCGCTGCACGTCAACGAGCTCCCGTTCATCAACGGCGGGCACCCGGTCGAGTGGATCCCCGAGATCCCGACCTGGCTGTCGCTGCTGTTCATCGGAACGACGATCGCCGTCGCCGCGGCCGCCAGCCTCCTCAAGACTCGCGGCGATCGGGCTGCCGAGGGGAGCGAGGGCCAGGACGAGCCGGAGCTCAGTCCGGACGCGCGTCCGCAGCGGTGA
- a CDS encoding sigma-70 family RNA polymerase sigma factor: protein MTRTSLHDLLDAGDDTLAGRAADGDTVAFEVLVRRHGPLMRAYAARMLGSTYESDDVVQETFVTAWRRLGELQEGAAVKSWLMRILSRRCIDRIRARHEHDDVTELDAPAPAAAGPEHVTEVRTANEALGRALDALPELQRRCWVLREVGQYSYDEIAQELDIPVSTVRGQLARGRRRLLEAMEDWR, encoded by the coding sequence GTGACGCGGACAAGCCTGCACGACCTCCTCGACGCCGGTGACGACACGCTCGCGGGCCGCGCTGCGGACGGCGACACGGTCGCCTTCGAGGTGCTCGTCCGCCGCCACGGACCTTTGATGCGGGCGTACGCAGCGCGCATGCTCGGGTCGACCTACGAATCGGACGACGTGGTGCAGGAGACCTTCGTCACGGCATGGCGCCGGCTCGGGGAGCTGCAGGAGGGGGCGGCCGTCAAGTCGTGGCTCATGCGCATCCTGAGCCGCCGCTGCATCGACCGCATCCGCGCGCGGCACGAGCACGACGACGTGACCGAGCTGGACGCTCCGGCGCCCGCGGCCGCCGGTCCGGAGCACGTGACGGAGGTCCGCACCGCGAACGAAGCCCTCGGCCGCGCCCTGGACGCGCTGCCCGAGCTGCAGAGGAGATGCTGGGTGCTCCGCGAAGTGGGACAGTACAGTTACGACGAGATCGCGCAGGAGCTCGACATCCCGGTATCGACCGTCCGCGGCCAGCTCGCTCGCGGAAGAAGACGACTGCTCGAGGCGATGGAGGACTGGCGATGA
- a CDS encoding low temperature requirement protein A, which produces MGGESDFTDQLRLELRHRIRPMPGRNPKERGRTTTPLELLYDLTYVVAFAAASDQLAEQLAHGDVWPALGAYVFAVWAVSWAWLNFTWFSSAYGNDDVLIRLATIVQMIGVIVLTYGLPVSFEAAAHGESPNNLLMVIGYIIMRVPLIVLWLRAARSDPGHRPNALSYVVIISVAQVGWLLTAIVPMPAEVTVVAIVVLALAEMVAPLVATRIFGFSPWNPGHLAERFALLTLITIGEVIAATTAAVGALTQEAGWSVEAVLIASSGLVMAAAVWWSYFLVPSRLVLERRPERAFGWRYAHLALFGTIAAIGAGLHLTTIAVVNGGVSLLGVAIALTVPLAATIVLIFLIWSVLLRSFDLTHLPLLLITLAPLAAAVAVGAASHPGQPIDLEQPGQLTTLSVVIGLVALGAVIEVVGHELVGFSHTLRAWRNDTSAAPLTAADARPD; this is translated from the coding sequence GTGGGCGGCGAATCGGACTTCACGGACCAGTTGCGGCTGGAACTGCGGCATCGCATCCGGCCGATGCCCGGCAGGAACCCGAAGGAGCGCGGGCGCACCACGACCCCGCTCGAGCTGCTGTACGACCTGACCTACGTCGTCGCCTTCGCCGCCGCGTCGGATCAGCTGGCCGAGCAGCTCGCCCACGGCGACGTCTGGCCGGCGCTCGGCGCCTACGTGTTCGCGGTGTGGGCGGTCAGCTGGGCCTGGCTCAACTTCACCTGGTTCTCGTCGGCCTACGGCAACGACGATGTGCTCATCCGCTTGGCGACCATCGTCCAGATGATCGGGGTGATCGTGCTCACGTACGGGCTCCCGGTCAGCTTCGAGGCCGCCGCGCACGGCGAGAGCCCGAACAACCTGCTCATGGTGATCGGGTACATCATCATGCGCGTGCCGTTGATCGTGCTGTGGCTGCGGGCGGCGCGCTCCGATCCCGGCCATCGGCCGAACGCGCTCTCGTACGTGGTCATCATCTCGGTGGCGCAGGTCGGCTGGCTGCTGACGGCGATCGTTCCGATGCCCGCCGAGGTGACGGTGGTCGCCATCGTGGTGCTCGCGCTCGCCGAGATGGTGGCTCCCCTCGTGGCGACCCGGATCTTCGGCTTCTCGCCCTGGAACCCGGGCCACCTCGCCGAGCGCTTCGCGCTGCTGACGCTGATCACCATCGGCGAGGTCATCGCCGCGACGACCGCCGCCGTCGGCGCGCTGACCCAGGAGGCGGGCTGGTCGGTCGAGGCCGTGCTGATCGCCTCCTCCGGCCTGGTGATGGCCGCCGCCGTGTGGTGGAGCTACTTCCTGGTGCCGTCGCGGCTGGTGCTGGAGCGGCGGCCGGAGCGGGCGTTCGGGTGGCGGTACGCCCATCTCGCGCTGTTCGGGACGATCGCCGCGATCGGCGCCGGCCTGCACCTGACCACCATCGCCGTCGTGAACGGAGGCGTCTCGCTGCTCGGGGTCGCCATCGCCCTGACCGTGCCGCTGGCCGCCACGATCGTGCTGATCTTCCTGATCTGGAGCGTGCTGCTGCGCTCGTTCGACCTCACGCACCTGCCGCTGCTGCTGATCACGCTCGCGCCGCTGGCCGCCGCCGTCGCGGTCGGCGCCGCGTCGCATCCCGGTCAGCCCATCGACCTGGAGCAGCCGGGGCAGCTCACCACCCTGAGCGTCGTGATCGGGCTGGTCGCGCTCGGAGCCGTCATCGAGGTGGTCGGACACGAGCTCGTGGGGTTCAGCCACACGCTGCGGGCGTGGCGGAACGACACATCCGCCGCCCCGCTCACCGCTGCGGACGCGCGTCCGGACTGA
- a CDS encoding MFS transporter — protein sequence MTSTLDSSAPTGSSPRLGTAPGRARRSFRLRHGAGFWVIAAAFLAVMAFSTVPTPLYAFYQARDGFPTWVVTVIFAAYAVGVIASLFLIGHLSDIAGRRRMVLIAVLVEIVSAALFLVWNDVTGLIVARTLSGIGVGALTASATAHLSELRAVARPDEGPATAGTVSTVVNTGGLALGPLIGGAFAQFLPEPLLLPYAVFLILLAVAAVAVALVPETVERAEERPAYRPQRISLPAEARGAFSAAAVAAFAGFAVFGLFTSLAPSVLVVTLHQTSHLLAGFVPFAVFAASAVSQIVFGRLSARAQLILALVLMLVGLAGLATGVLIASFAVFLVSGVLAGAGVGLQFRSAIAAAASLAAPERRGEVLAAIFLIAYIGLAVPVLLVGVALIVWPLVPVLVVFVAAVAALSVPAGLRMLRRA from the coding sequence ATGACCAGCACGCTCGACTCCTCCGCCCCCACCGGATCCTCCCCTCGCCTGGGGACCGCTCCGGGTCGCGCCCGGCGTTCCTTCCGCCTGCGCCACGGCGCCGGCTTCTGGGTCATCGCCGCGGCGTTCCTCGCCGTCATGGCCTTCTCGACCGTCCCGACCCCGCTGTACGCGTTCTACCAGGCGCGCGACGGCTTCCCGACCTGGGTGGTCACCGTCATCTTCGCCGCGTACGCGGTCGGCGTCATCGCCAGCCTCTTCCTGATCGGCCACCTGAGCGACATCGCCGGGCGGCGCAGGATGGTGCTCATCGCCGTGCTCGTCGAGATCGTCTCCGCCGCCCTGTTCCTGGTCTGGAACGACGTCACCGGCCTCATCGTCGCGCGCACCCTCTCCGGGATCGGCGTCGGCGCCCTCACCGCGAGCGCCACAGCGCACCTCAGCGAGCTCCGCGCGGTCGCGCGCCCCGACGAGGGTCCGGCGACGGCCGGAACCGTCTCCACGGTCGTGAACACGGGCGGACTCGCCCTCGGCCCGCTGATCGGCGGCGCGTTCGCGCAGTTCCTCCCCGAGCCCCTGCTCCTCCCGTACGCCGTGTTCCTCATCCTGCTCGCGGTCGCGGCCGTCGCCGTCGCCCTGGTGCCCGAGACGGTGGAGCGCGCCGAGGAGCGCCCGGCCTACCGCCCGCAGCGCATCTCGCTGCCCGCCGAGGCGCGCGGCGCCTTCTCCGCCGCGGCCGTCGCCGCCTTCGCCGGCTTCGCGGTGTTCGGGCTGTTCACGTCGCTCGCGCCGAGCGTGCTAGTGGTCACCCTCCACCAGACGTCGCACCTGCTGGCCGGATTCGTGCCCTTCGCGGTCTTCGCGGCATCGGCGGTCTCGCAGATCGTCTTCGGCCGCCTCTCCGCCCGCGCCCAGCTCATCCTGGCTCTCGTGCTGATGCTCGTGGGGCTCGCCGGGCTCGCGACCGGCGTGCTGATCGCTTCGTTCGCGGTGTTCCTGGTCAGCGGCGTGCTGGCGGGCGCGGGCGTCGGCCTGCAGTTCCGCTCCGCGATCGCCGCCGCCGCCTCCCTGGCCGCGCCGGAGCGCCGCGGCGAGGTGCTGGCCGCGATCTTCCTGATCGCGTACATCGGCCTGGCCGTCCCCGTGCTCCTCGTCGGCGTCGCGCTCATCGTGTGGCCGCTCGTCCCGGTGCTGGTGGTGTTCGTCGCCGCCGTCGCCGCGCTGTCGGTGCCCGCCGGGCTGCGGATGCTGCGCCGCGCCTGA
- a CDS encoding LysR family transcriptional regulator, whose translation MDTRQLEYLVAVADELNFTRAAARVFAAQSTVSAGIRSLETELGATLFERDAHGVRLTEAGRSVLPEARGAIEAVERMRELTDEHGPLRGTVRVGIFTNLTTVDLPGIMGEFHRRHPYVDLRLGPSPSGSTGLVEDVRQGRLDIAFHGLPDAVPDLVTRPLVDSPFLVVLPEGHRLAGRSSVALADLADEAWVDSRAGFGNRVTLDRAFQALGLSRRVPTELADLGEIPRFVAAGLGVAALPELTIIPAAGTVLRPLSRPVDWRLSAIARKRPGRAAEALLDLLTERIGSS comes from the coding sequence GTGGACACGCGCCAGCTCGAGTACCTCGTCGCGGTGGCGGACGAGCTCAACTTCACCCGTGCCGCCGCACGCGTCTTCGCGGCGCAGTCGACCGTCTCCGCGGGCATCCGCAGCCTGGAGACCGAGCTCGGAGCGACCCTGTTCGAGCGGGATGCGCACGGCGTCCGCCTGACCGAGGCCGGCCGGTCGGTGCTCCCGGAGGCGCGCGGTGCGATCGAAGCCGTGGAGAGGATGCGCGAGCTCACCGACGAGCACGGCCCGCTGCGCGGCACGGTCCGGGTCGGCATCTTCACGAACCTGACGACCGTCGACCTGCCCGGGATCATGGGCGAGTTCCACCGGCGGCATCCATACGTGGACCTGCGCCTCGGCCCCTCCCCGAGCGGGTCGACCGGACTGGTGGAGGACGTGCGCCAGGGGCGGCTCGACATCGCGTTCCACGGACTCCCCGACGCCGTCCCCGACCTCGTCACGCGACCCCTCGTCGACTCGCCCTTCCTCGTCGTGCTGCCCGAGGGCCACCGTCTCGCCGGCCGCTCCTCGGTCGCCCTCGCCGACCTCGCGGATGAGGCCTGGGTGGACTCGCGCGCGGGCTTCGGCAACCGGGTCACCCTCGACCGCGCGTTCCAAGCGCTCGGCCTGAGCCGCCGCGTGCCCACCGAGCTGGCCGACCTCGGCGAGATCCCGCGCTTCGTGGCGGCCGGACTGGGGGTGGCGGCCCTCCCCGAGCTGACCATCATCCCGGCCGCAGGAACCGTGCTCCGCCCGCTCAGCAGACCGGTGGACTGGCGGCTCAGCGCCATCGCCCGGAAGCGGCCCGGCCGTGCGGCGGAGGCGCTGCTCGACCTGCTCACCGAACGGATCGGGTCCTCCTGA
- a CDS encoding helix-turn-helix transcriptional regulator, translating into MSTFSDESARSFSAGADPEPEGADDIRLTFDRDVLRQFQDAVDAADYDTATAVVRDHWFDVVIGIRQGFAQVAERIPASELHTRPLLMMMLGIAYNLQPHRRMKGLRYFVGAARAARQGVDRMGPVDRALILVSESAAYRLIGRPRLGGAAARKAVAALDGLPLDQRASVQALSRIYAHVGTTQYYAGEVELALETFEKGLAESPPIGYSSGFANVAMAAGIHALRGDIHEAMAYIELAQDEQWTAMQRSWYPGTFYRIAEAVVALERFDAPTAREQLAAMTHDRRTIEHWRAIAVTEAFVELVDGRPSAGLAGMDAFAALRGAEGRGAAARRELAPSRALLHIALGDLTTATAVLRQLESGSVHRHVGQARVELALGRTGAALQQLRRVAGEPMDSRVRAEALSLESAALLRFAGGPRRRTAVEELGELLRASGQRLAVALVPVDDFPGLVDALAGAGFGDVLERVPARSLLLPRPEGEPLSPRELAVLEVYLRTSRVPEVAQELGVSVNTVKSQIRSIYRKLDVSNRDEAIAVALDRHLVRPQD; encoded by the coding sequence ATGAGCACGTTCTCGGACGAGTCCGCGCGCTCGTTCTCCGCGGGCGCCGACCCGGAGCCCGAGGGTGCCGACGACATCCGGCTGACGTTCGACCGGGATGTGCTCCGGCAGTTCCAGGATGCGGTGGACGCGGCCGACTACGACACGGCGACCGCCGTGGTCCGGGACCACTGGTTCGACGTCGTCATCGGGATCCGGCAGGGGTTCGCGCAGGTCGCCGAGCGGATACCGGCGTCCGAGCTGCACACGCGTCCGCTGCTCATGATGATGCTCGGCATCGCCTACAACCTCCAGCCGCATCGCCGGATGAAGGGGCTGCGGTACTTCGTCGGGGCCGCTCGCGCCGCTCGGCAGGGCGTCGACCGGATGGGGCCCGTCGACCGCGCGCTCATCCTCGTCAGCGAAAGCGCCGCGTACCGGCTGATCGGGCGACCGCGACTCGGCGGCGCGGCGGCACGGAAGGCGGTCGCGGCGCTGGACGGGCTGCCGCTGGACCAGCGCGCCTCCGTTCAGGCGCTCTCCCGCATCTACGCGCACGTCGGCACGACCCAGTACTACGCGGGCGAGGTCGAGCTGGCCCTGGAGACCTTCGAGAAAGGTCTGGCCGAGTCTCCGCCCATCGGGTACTCCTCGGGCTTCGCCAACGTCGCGATGGCGGCCGGCATCCACGCGCTCCGGGGCGACATCCACGAGGCGATGGCCTACATCGAGCTGGCCCAGGACGAGCAGTGGACGGCGATGCAGCGCTCCTGGTATCCGGGGACGTTCTACCGCATCGCCGAGGCGGTCGTGGCGCTGGAACGGTTCGACGCCCCGACGGCGCGGGAGCAGCTGGCGGCGATGACCCACGACCGCCGGACCATCGAGCACTGGCGGGCGATCGCCGTCACCGAGGCGTTCGTCGAGCTGGTCGACGGCCGGCCCTCCGCGGGGCTCGCCGGGATGGACGCGTTCGCCGCCCTGCGGGGTGCGGAGGGGCGCGGGGCGGCAGCCCGCCGCGAGCTCGCGCCGTCCCGGGCGCTGCTGCACATCGCGCTCGGCGACCTCACGACCGCGACGGCCGTGCTCCGTCAGCTCGAGTCCGGCAGTGTGCACCGTCACGTCGGGCAGGCGCGTGTCGAACTGGCGCTCGGCCGGACGGGCGCGGCGCTCCAGCAGCTGCGCCGGGTCGCCGGAGAGCCGATGGACTCCCGCGTGCGCGCGGAGGCGCTGTCGCTGGAGTCCGCCGCACTCCTCCGATTCGCCGGCGGTCCCCGCCGGAGAACGGCCGTGGAGGAATTGGGGGAGCTGCTGCGCGCGAGCGGTCAACGGCTCGCCGTCGCACTCGTGCCCGTCGACGACTTCCCCGGCCTCGTCGATGCGCTCGCGGGAGCGGGCTTCGGCGACGTGCTCGAGCGGGTTCCCGCTCGGTCCCTGCTGCTGCCGCGGCCCGAAGGCGAGCCGCTCAGCCCGCGCGAGCTCGCTGTGCTCGAGGTCTACCTGCGGACCTCCCGCGTCCCCGAGGTCGCGCAGGAGCTGGGGGTCTCCGTGAACACGGTGAAGTCGCAGATCCGCAGCATCTACCGGAAGCTGGACGTGTCGAACCGCGATGAGGCGATCGCCGTCGCGCTCGACCGGCACCTGGTGCGACCGCAGGACTGA
- a CDS encoding FAD-binding oxidoreductase: protein MTGIERLRELLDGDVLAGDSPGYDRARRPENRAFRDTRPALVVLCRSEEDVVRAIAYARSTGLRLVPRGGGHCFAGRSSTEGIVVDLSALNEVAVHPDGTAVIGAGARLGAVYLALHLQGRTLPAGCGPSVGIAGLTLGGGIGLLGRACGLTCDRLLGARVVLADGSVVDCDAQNEPELFWALRGAGGGQFGVVTSLRFSTLPEPAACRIEAHWRDIDPRAVLTAWQSWAPDAPDELTLNATVEGRPGGSGLRVHIDGASTLSESRTRELLHEFASRAGRPTLLAVSEPVPYSALKDAVR, encoded by the coding sequence ATGACCGGAATCGAGCGATTGCGCGAACTCCTCGACGGGGACGTCCTCGCGGGGGACTCGCCCGGCTACGACCGAGCACGCCGTCCGGAGAACCGTGCGTTCCGGGACACGCGCCCTGCTCTGGTCGTGCTGTGCCGGTCGGAGGAGGATGTCGTTCGGGCGATCGCATACGCGCGCTCGACCGGACTCCGCCTGGTGCCGAGGGGAGGCGGTCACTGCTTCGCGGGGCGGTCCTCTACCGAGGGGATCGTCGTCGATCTGTCGGCCCTGAACGAGGTTGCCGTCCACCCGGACGGAACGGCCGTGATCGGCGCCGGTGCTCGTCTCGGAGCCGTCTACCTCGCCCTGCACCTGCAGGGGCGCACGCTGCCCGCGGGATGCGGTCCGAGCGTCGGAATAGCCGGCTTGACGCTCGGAGGTGGGATCGGACTGCTCGGCCGTGCCTGCGGGCTGACCTGCGATCGGCTCCTCGGCGCACGTGTCGTCCTCGCGGACGGCTCCGTGGTCGACTGCGATGCGCAGAACGAACCGGAACTGTTCTGGGCGCTGCGCGGTGCCGGTGGCGGACAGTTCGGCGTCGTCACGTCCCTCCGCTTCTCCACCCTCCCGGAACCCGCAGCGTGCCGGATCGAGGCGCACTGGCGCGATATCGACCCGCGCGCAGTTCTCACCGCGTGGCAGTCGTGGGCTCCCGACGCACCGGACGAGCTCACCCTGAATGCGACGGTCGAGGGGCGCCCGGGTGGCTCCGGCCTGCGCGTCCACATCGACGGAGCGTCCACGTTGTCCGAGAGCCGCACGCGTGAACTCCTGCACGAGTTCGCGAGCCGCGCGGGCCGGCCCACGCTGCTGGCGGTGAGCGAGCCGGTGCCCTATTCAGCCCTGAAGGACGCTGTCAGATAA
- a CDS encoding CsbD family protein — protein sequence MSAADKIKNTAQELKGKAEEAIGKLTDDDKKVAEGKADQAAAKAKNVGEDIKDAFK from the coding sequence ATGAGTGCTGCCGACAAGATCAAGAACACCGCTCAGGAGCTGAAGGGCAAGGCCGAGGAGGCCATCGGCAAGCTCACCGACGACGACAAGAAGGTCGCGGAGGGCAAGGCCGACCAGGCCGCCGCCAAGGCGAAGAACGTCGGCGAGGACATCAAGGACGCCTTCAAGTAA
- a CDS encoding SDR family NAD(P)-dependent oxidoreductase, with amino-acid sequence MARVLVTGAGSGLGFGAARELAEHGHTVVGHVRSVDRAGALREALGDDGIILSAELSDEEQVRALAGDVADAGGVDAVIHNAGVIDGPALLPVNVVAPYLLTALVPAERYVFLSSGMHRGGRATLDGLDWAGRTRTASYSDSKLIVTALAAALPRFRAGVFSNAVDPGWVPTRMGGRNAPDDLELGHRTQVWLAEGEDPETRTSAYWHHQRQQRPHPAVADLAFQDAVVAALRAHTGTSL; translated from the coding sequence ATGGCGAGAGTTCTGGTGACCGGCGCGGGGAGCGGACTGGGCTTCGGTGCCGCGCGGGAGCTGGCCGAGCACGGGCACACCGTGGTCGGCCACGTCCGCAGCGTGGACAGGGCGGGAGCGCTGCGGGAGGCGCTCGGCGATGACGGGATCATCCTGAGCGCGGAGCTCTCCGACGAGGAGCAGGTGCGGGCGCTCGCCGGCGACGTGGCGGACGCCGGAGGGGTGGATGCGGTGATCCACAACGCCGGCGTGATCGACGGCCCCGCCCTCCTCCCGGTCAACGTGGTCGCGCCCTACCTGCTGACGGCCCTGGTCCCCGCCGAACGGTACGTGTTCCTCAGCAGCGGGATGCATCGCGGCGGACGCGCGACCCTCGACGGGCTCGACTGGGCGGGTCGCACGCGCACCGCGTCGTACTCCGACAGCAAGCTGATCGTGACCGCCCTCGCGGCCGCGCTCCCCCGCTTCCGTGCCGGCGTCTTCAGCAACGCGGTCGACCCCGGCTGGGTGCCGACGCGGATGGGCGGGCGCAACGCCCCCGACGACCTCGAGCTCGGTCACCGCACGCAGGTCTGGCTCGCCGAGGGCGAAGACCCGGAGACCCGCACCTCGGCGTATTGGCACCACCAGCGACAGCAGCGACCGCATCCCGCCGTCGCCGACCTGGCGTTCCAGGATGCGGTCGTCGCGGCGCTGCGGGCGCACACCGGCACCAGCCTCTGA
- a CDS encoding alpha/beta fold hydrolase: MTDQTPTVVLVHGAFADASSWNGVIERLHRQSIPVVAAANPLRSLTGDAAYLRDVIAAVEGPVVLVGHSYGGLVISEAGSANDRVVALVYVNAFVPEHDQTAFDLSSEFPGSTLGDALDAHPLSSGGADLVIRPDAFHHQFAADVDERTAGLMAATQRPVTQAALTEALPTSTPAWATTPAWCVFGDADLNIPVAEHRAGAERAKARGVREVAGGSHALPVSQPDAVAETIVDAVRAVSALAA, from the coding sequence ATGACAGACCAGACACCCACCGTCGTCCTCGTGCACGGCGCATTCGCTGACGCCTCCAGCTGGAACGGCGTCATCGAGCGCCTGCACCGGCAGTCGATCCCCGTCGTCGCGGCAGCGAACCCGCTGCGCAGCCTGACCGGCGACGCCGCCTACCTCCGCGACGTGATCGCCGCGGTCGAGGGCCCGGTCGTCCTCGTCGGGCACTCCTACGGCGGCCTCGTCATCTCGGAGGCCGGATCCGCGAACGACCGCGTCGTCGCCCTGGTCTACGTCAATGCGTTCGTCCCGGAGCACGACCAGACCGCGTTCGACCTGTCGTCGGAGTTCCCGGGCAGCACCCTGGGGGACGCCCTCGACGCGCATCCGCTATCGTCGGGCGGGGCCGACCTCGTCATCCGCCCGGACGCCTTCCACCACCAGTTCGCCGCCGACGTGGACGAGCGCACGGCCGGTCTGATGGCGGCGACGCAGCGTCCCGTGACGCAGGCGGCACTCACGGAGGCGCTCCCGACCAGCACGCCGGCCTGGGCGACGACGCCCGCATGGTGCGTGTTCGGCGACGCCGACCTCAACATCCCCGTCGCCGAGCACCGGGCCGGCGCTGAACGCGCGAAGGCCCGCGGGGTCCGCGAGGTCGCGGGTGGTTCGCACGCCCTTCCGGTCTCGCAGCCGGATGCGGTGGCCGAGACGATCGTGGACGCCGTCCGTGCGGTGAGCGCGCTCGCCGCCTGA
- a CDS encoding Asp23/Gls24 family envelope stress response protein has product MATTTSTTAVPAEPTTGKTVISDAVVAKVAGIAAREVPGVHALGGGAARALGALREAINATDHGQGISVEVGEKQVAADVTIVAEYPVSLQKVAADVRAAIVQAIERIVGLEVTEVNVTINDVHLPSDDDDQEARVQ; this is encoded by the coding sequence ATGGCAACCACCACATCCACCACCGCGGTTCCGGCGGAGCCCACCACCGGCAAGACCGTGATCAGCGACGCCGTCGTGGCGAAGGTCGCCGGCATCGCGGCGCGCGAGGTCCCCGGCGTCCACGCGCTCGGAGGCGGAGCGGCCCGTGCCCTCGGCGCTCTGCGCGAGGCGATCAACGCGACCGACCACGGCCAGGGCATCAGCGTCGAGGTCGGGGAGAAGCAGGTCGCCGCGGACGTGACCATCGTCGCCGAGTACCCGGTGTCGCTGCAGAAGGTCGCCGCCGATGTGCGCGCCGCGATCGTCCAGGCGATCGAGCGGATCGTCGGGCTGGAGGTCACCGAGGTCAACGTGACCATCAACGACGTGCACCTGCCGAGCGACGACGACGATCAGGAAGCCCGGGTCCAGTGA